A window of Lusitaniella coriacea LEGE 07157 contains these coding sequences:
- a CDS encoding prolyl oligopeptidase family serine peptidase, producing the protein MSNSRNSFNYAIARQSEQVDNYHGVEVADPYRWLEDPDSEETRAWIEGENKVTSAFLAEIPQQDAIKERLTQLWDYEKFGTPFKRRDLYFYFKNDGLQNQSVLYVLSSLDGEPIVLLDPNTLSDDGTVALSGLSINDDGTLMAYGLSRSGSDWQEWQVRDVETGEDLSDKLQWVKFSGASWTKDNQGFFYSRYDEPNEETKYEDINYYQKLYYHRLGSDQKEDRLVYERPDEKEWGFSGSVTEDGRYLIISVWRGTDPKNLVFYQDLTVADAPVIELINEFEAEYSFIDNEGSVFWFRTDLNAPRGRLIAIDTQTGDRTEVIPEKEEVLEGISLLNNQFVISYLKDAHTQIKICNLDGSFVRDIELPGIGSVGGFGGKRHDTETFYSFTGFTTPATIYRYDLKTGESTVFRQPQVDFDPTQYETTQIFYSSKDGTQVPMFITHKKGIELNGNNPTYLYGYGGFNISLTPSFSVGQLVWMELGGVLAIPNLRGGGEYGEAWHQAGTKLNKQNVFDDFIAAAEWLIAKGYTNSKKLAIGGGSNGGLLVGACMTQRPDLFAAALPAVGVLDMLRFHKFTIGWAWCSDYGSPENPEEFKALYAYSPLHNLKPGTTYPATMITTADHDDRVVPAHSFKFAAALQAAGSQENPLLIRIETKAGHGAGKPTTKMIEELADRWAFLVRVLEMEIEL; encoded by the coding sequence ATGTCCAATTCCAGAAATTCTTTCAACTACGCGATCGCGCGCCAATCCGAACAAGTGGATAATTATCACGGGGTTGAAGTTGCCGATCCCTACCGTTGGTTAGAAGATCCGGACTCAGAGGAAACAAGAGCTTGGATTGAAGGAGAAAATAAAGTAACTTCGGCGTTTTTAGCAGAAATTCCCCAACAGGATGCGATTAAAGAACGGTTGACGCAACTTTGGGATTACGAAAAATTTGGAACGCCTTTTAAGCGGCGCGATCTGTATTTTTACTTTAAAAACGACGGCTTACAAAACCAAAGCGTTCTCTACGTGCTATCCTCCCTCGACGGCGAACCAATAGTCCTCCTCGATCCCAATACCCTTTCGGATGACGGAACCGTTGCCCTCTCTGGACTTTCGATTAACGACGATGGAACGTTGATGGCGTATGGATTGTCCCGTTCTGGTTCCGATTGGCAAGAATGGCAGGTTCGGGATGTAGAAACCGGGGAAGATTTATCGGACAAACTTCAATGGGTGAAATTCTCCGGCGCATCCTGGACAAAAGACAACCAAGGCTTTTTCTACAGTCGCTACGATGAACCCAACGAAGAGACGAAATACGAAGACATTAATTATTACCAAAAACTCTACTACCATCGCCTCGGAAGCGACCAAAAAGAAGATCGACTCGTTTACGAACGTCCCGACGAGAAAGAGTGGGGATTTAGCGGTAGCGTCACGGAAGATGGGCGCTATTTAATTATTTCTGTATGGCGAGGAACTGACCCGAAAAACCTCGTTTTCTATCAAGATTTAACCGTTGCTGATGCACCTGTTATTGAGCTGATTAATGAGTTTGAAGCGGAGTACAGTTTTATCGATAATGAAGGATCGGTATTTTGGTTTCGTACCGATCTTAATGCGCCGCGCGGTCGATTAATTGCTATTGATACCCAAACGGGAGATCGAACTGAAGTCATTCCCGAAAAAGAAGAAGTTTTAGAAGGAATATCGCTGCTCAATAACCAATTCGTTATCAGCTATCTCAAAGATGCCCATACCCAAATTAAAATCTGCAATCTTGACGGTTCTTTTGTACGAGATATTGAGTTACCGGGAATTGGTTCAGTAGGAGGTTTCGGCGGCAAACGCCACGACACGGAAACCTTTTATAGTTTCACCGGATTTACCACTCCCGCAACAATTTACCGCTACGATCTAAAAACGGGAGAAAGCACCGTATTTCGACAGCCGCAAGTGGATTTTGACCCCACGCAATACGAAACGACGCAGATTTTTTACTCCAGTAAAGATGGCACGCAAGTGCCGATGTTTATCACCCATAAAAAGGGGATCGAACTAAACGGAAATAATCCCACTTATCTCTACGGCTACGGCGGTTTTAATATCTCCCTCACTCCCTCCTTTAGCGTCGGACAATTGGTATGGATGGAGTTGGGTGGCGTGTTGGCAATTCCCAATCTTCGCGGTGGCGGCGAGTACGGGGAGGCTTGGCATCAGGCGGGTACGAAGTTGAATAAACAGAACGTCTTCGATGATTTTATTGCGGCGGCGGAATGGCTGATTGCCAAGGGTTATACGAACTCTAAAAAATTGGCGATTGGTGGCGGCAGTAATGGGGGATTATTGGTAGGGGCTTGCATGACGCAACGTCCCGACTTATTCGCGGCAGCACTTCCGGCAGTGGGCGTGTTGGATATGCTGCGGTTCCACAAGTTTACAATCGGTTGGGCGTGGTGTTCCGATTACGGTTCGCCGGAGAATCCCGAAGAATTTAAAGCCCTTTACGCCTATTCTCCCCTGCACAATCTCAAACCCGGTACGACGTATCCTGCTACGATGATTACCACCGCAGACCATGACGATCGCGTGGTTCCCGCCCACAGTTTTAAGTTTGCAGCCGCCCTACAAGCCGCAGGAAGCCAGGAGAATCCCCTTTTGATTCGCATCGAAACAAAAGCGGGACACGGTGCGGGAAAGCCTACGACAAAGATGATTGAAGAGTTGGCCGATCGTTGGGCGTTTTTGGTGCGAGTATTGGAGATGGAGATCGAGCTTTAG
- a CDS encoding recombinase RecB, with product MDDLKNSAALRKIAEGWQFIGESALEDFCWNNLDTLFGFAPLERQLTIKGETCDLLALNQKQLIIIELKNVEDRYIVQQLTRYYDNLIDFTPFDDKINYDLPIRLIAIAPIFHRHNFIDRKYSKLDLEFITFSILHVKHRFYLNLKNTITDEPIKKIEINYREINFKNTGRKEIPSPPKKLIDWLGALTVEEVSNLLKIRNKILEFDRRIEEIVDKTSIIYGSKYRKDKVKPCAEFCFDIRAKKVLIFLWLKVPLRKHKTVTRMQVQTKYEYKYWMRYIKVKQGKLSCKKMETIHLKGYPSYFSSKNLDNGFLRKEIVIDPMEDLVQEALTIWQERV from the coding sequence ATGGATGACTTAAAAAATAGCGCAGCCTTAAGAAAAATAGCAGAGGGGTGGCAATTTATTGGTGAATCTGCATTGGAAGATTTTTGTTGGAATAACTTAGATACACTATTCGGTTTTGCTCCTTTAGAACGGCAATTAACGATCAAAGGAGAAACTTGCGATCTTTTAGCACTCAATCAAAAACAGCTAATTATCATTGAACTTAAAAATGTGGAAGATCGTTATATCGTTCAACAGCTAACGCGCTACTATGACAACCTGATCGATTTCACACCCTTTGACGACAAAATCAACTACGATCTACCCATTCGTTTAATAGCAATTGCTCCAATTTTTCATAGACATAATTTTATCGATCGAAAGTATAGCAAACTCGATCTCGAATTTATTACTTTTTCCATTCTCCATGTCAAACATCGATTTTACTTAAATTTAAAAAATACAATAACAGATGAGCCAATCAAAAAAATTGAAATTAATTATCGAGAAATCAACTTCAAAAATACAGGTAGAAAAGAAATTCCTTCTCCTCCTAAAAAACTGATAGACTGGTTGGGAGCATTGACAGTTGAAGAAGTCTCAAATTTACTAAAAATTAGAAACAAAATACTGGAATTTGATCGACGCATTGAAGAGATAGTAGACAAAACGAGTATCATCTATGGCAGCAAATATAGAAAAGACAAAGTGAAGCCATGTGCAGAATTTTGTTTTGATATTAGAGCGAAAAAAGTGTTGATTTTTCTATGGCTTAAAGTTCCTTTACGCAAACATAAAACAGTAACAAGGATGCAAGTTCAAACAAAGTATGAATATAAATATTGGATGCGCTATATTAAGGTGAAACAAGGAAAGCTCTCTTGCAAGAAGATGGAAACTATTCATCTTAAAGGCTATCCTAGCTATTTTTCGTCTAAAAACTTAGACAATGGTTTTCTTCGGAAGGAAATAGTTATCGATCCTATGGAAGATTTAGTACAAGAGGCTTTAACAATCTGGCAGGAAAGAGTGTAA
- a CDS encoding DUF1350 family protein — MEWQEFAGNWVLVPRQPIAIVHFLGGAFVATAPHITYRALLERLAQAGYAVIATSFLNTFEHGAIARDVLNRFETLQNRLQLGYLPVYGIGHSLGCKLHLLIGSVFAVERAGNIFIAYNNYPVNRSIPFAEQLNLSLALNVEFSPSPVETNAMVASDYPIRRNLLIQFTNDTLDQTRDLSQVLQSRFPTMTANLTLPGTHLTPLSQEVNWQVGEMFTPFDAIGQWFKQESSRDLNRLKQEILRWLNPVAAL; from the coding sequence ATGGAATGGCAAGAGTTTGCAGGAAATTGGGTTCTGGTTCCCCGACAACCGATCGCGATCGTTCATTTTCTCGGCGGTGCATTTGTGGCAACTGCGCCTCACATCACCTATCGCGCTTTATTGGAACGCTTGGCACAAGCGGGTTATGCAGTCATTGCAACCTCATTTCTCAATACCTTTGAACATGGCGCGATCGCGCGGGACGTTCTCAACCGCTTTGAAACCCTCCAGAATCGCCTGCAACTGGGCTATTTGCCCGTGTATGGGATCGGACACAGTTTGGGGTGTAAATTGCACCTATTGATCGGTAGCGTCTTTGCAGTGGAACGGGCGGGGAATATTTTCATCGCCTACAACAATTATCCCGTCAATCGCTCGATTCCCTTTGCGGAACAACTCAATCTCTCCCTCGCGTTGAATGTGGAGTTTTCCCCTTCTCCAGTGGAAACCAACGCAATGGTTGCTAGCGATTACCCGATTCGTCGCAATCTCCTGATTCAATTTACCAACGATACCCTCGATCAGACCCGCGATCTTTCCCAAGTGTTGCAGTCTCGCTTCCCCACGATGACAGCAAATTTAACGCTACCGGGAACGCACCTCACGCCGCTCAGTCAGGAGGTAAACTGGCAAGTTGGGGAGATGTTTACTCCCTTTGACGCGATCGGTCAGTGGTTCAAACAGGAAAGTTCTCGCGACTTGAACCGCCTCAAACAGGAGATTTTGCGCTGGTTGAATCCTGTTGCTGCATTGTAG
- a CDS encoding Tab2/Atab2 family RNA-binding protein — protein sequence MNIWQVDFYKRPSPNDSEVVWELLACDRAGTVICNETCPQSQANAQWVAAQLQQAAGDTLPDRIQVFRPQSSGILTLVGEQLNVPIEATRRTLALKRELEKRGEIQLKKPPPQALPDRLWGDSWRFVTLPAGELIETFRDRAIPILHTPEDLNPLTLGIASATPIPGIIIYGGRQSMQLARWLQEAQPVAINYIPTVAEESGGLVLEAGLVDRWILVTFEDRDVAQAAQGYNQRLKASQGLHFCLVQPDDSGITDTGFWLLQEDR from the coding sequence ATGAACATTTGGCAAGTTGATTTTTACAAGCGTCCTTCTCCCAACGACTCGGAAGTTGTGTGGGAATTGTTGGCGTGCGATCGCGCGGGAACCGTTATTTGCAATGAAACCTGTCCCCAATCCCAAGCGAACGCCCAATGGGTTGCAGCGCAATTACAACAAGCCGCAGGGGACACGCTACCGGATCGCATTCAAGTCTTTCGTCCCCAATCTTCGGGAATCTTAACCCTCGTGGGGGAACAATTGAACGTTCCCATCGAAGCCACACGACGCACCCTTGCATTAAAACGCGAACTGGAAAAACGGGGCGAAATTCAACTTAAAAAACCACCCCCCCAAGCCTTACCAGATCGGTTGTGGGGTGACTCCTGGCGATTTGTAACCCTTCCTGCGGGAGAATTAATCGAAACTTTCCGCGATCGCGCAATTCCCATTCTCCACACCCCCGAAGACCTCAACCCCCTCACCCTCGGTATCGCCTCCGCAACGCCCATCCCCGGCATTATTATTTATGGGGGCAGACAATCGATGCAACTCGCCCGTTGGTTGCAAGAGGCTCAACCCGTCGCCATCAATTACATTCCCACCGTAGCAGAAGAATCCGGCGGATTGGTCTTGGAAGCGGGATTAGTGGATCGTTGGATTCTGGTGACCTTTGAAGATCGGGATGTCGCGCAAGCAGCGCAAGGATACAATCAGCGATTGAAAGCTTCTCAAGGATTGCATTTCTGTCTCGTTCAGCCGGACGATTCTGGCATCACCGATACCGGATTTTGGTTGTTACAAGAAGATCGTTAA
- a CDS encoding P-II family nitrogen regulator yields the protein MTQQASKLVIVTEKLLLKKIAKIIDEAGATGYTVVDAGGKGSRNVRSSGQPTISDTYSNIKIEVLTPNRDMAVKISDEVAAQFFDDYSGIAYLCSVMEVLHAHKF from the coding sequence ATGACCCAGCAAGCTAGCAAGCTCGTCATAGTCACGGAAAAGTTGCTGCTGAAAAAAATCGCCAAGATCATCGACGAAGCCGGGGCTACCGGTTATACGGTGGTGGACGCTGGCGGCAAAGGCAGTCGCAACGTGCGCTCGTCGGGACAACCCACCATTTCCGACACCTACTCGAATATAAAAATCGAGGTGCTTACCCCCAATCGGGATATGGCCGTGAAGATTTCGGATGAGGTTGCAGCGCAGTTTTTCGACGATTATTCGGGCATCGCCTATCTCTGTAGCGTGATGGAAGTACTACACGCACACAAGTTCTAA
- a CDS encoding sodium-dependent bicarbonate transport family permease: MDFLSDFFTLFLGKLQSPTLGFLIGGVVVAAVNSRLAIPDPIYKFIVFMLLIKVGLSGGIAIRNANLLEMLLPAVFAMIVGILIVFIGRYTLAKLPKVKVVDAIATAGLFGAVSGSTLAAGLTILESESITYEPWAAALYPFMDIPALVTAIVLASIYISKQRDTADEALSKQEYLSKQPVTAGGYPSEQGITASGYPRKQPERVKIWPIVKESLQGSALSALLLGLALGILTRPESVYESFFDPLFRGLLSILMLVMGMEAAARIGELRKAGQWYALYAFFAPLLHGFIAFGFGMIAHYTTEFSLGGVVILAVIAASSSDISGPPTLRAGIPSANPSAYIGSSTAVGTPVALALGIPLFISLAQALG, from the coding sequence GTGGATTTTTTGTCCGATTTCTTTACGCTCTTCCTGGGGAAGTTGCAGTCCCCGACACTCGGCTTTCTGATTGGTGGTGTGGTCGTTGCCGCCGTCAATAGCCGACTGGCAATTCCAGATCCGATCTATAAGTTCATCGTCTTCATGCTGCTCATAAAAGTCGGTCTGAGCGGCGGCATTGCGATTCGTAATGCCAATCTGTTGGAGATGCTGTTGCCCGCGGTATTCGCCATGATAGTAGGGATCCTGATTGTGTTCATCGGGCGCTACACGCTGGCAAAGCTGCCGAAGGTCAAAGTCGTGGATGCCATTGCAACTGCGGGCTTATTCGGCGCTGTGAGTGGCTCTACCCTTGCCGCCGGCCTGACGATACTCGAAAGCGAAAGCATCACATACGAACCCTGGGCCGCTGCACTCTATCCCTTCATGGATATCCCAGCGCTTGTGACTGCGATCGTCTTAGCCAGCATTTATATCAGCAAGCAGCGCGATACCGCAGACGAGGCTCTCAGCAAACAGGAGTATCTCAGCAAGCAGCCCGTTACGGCAGGCGGGTATCCCAGCGAGCAGGGCATTACCGCGAGCGGGTATCCCAGAAAGCAGCCCGAGCGGGTCAAGATATGGCCCATCGTGAAGGAAAGTCTCCAGGGTTCTGCCCTATCAGCACTGCTGCTTGGCCTTGCTCTAGGCATACTAACTCGGCCGGAAAGTGTTTATGAGAGCTTCTTCGATCCCCTCTTCCGAGGCCTGCTTTCAATCCTGATGCTGGTAATGGGTATGGAGGCAGCCGCAAGGATCGGCGAGCTGCGCAAGGCAGGCCAGTGGTACGCTCTATATGCCTTTTTTGCGCCACTGCTGCATGGATTCATTGCCTTCGGTTTCGGCATGATTGCCCACTACACCACGGAATTCAGCCTTGGTGGCGTTGTAATCCTAGCCGTCATCGCGGCATCCAGTTCAGACATTTCGGGGCCGCCCACTTTACGCGCCGGTATCCCGTCGGCCAATCCCTCGGCATACATCGGCTCGTCCACAGCCGTCGGCACGCCGGTTGCCCTGGCATTGGGAATACCGCTCTTCATCAGCCTCGCCCAGGCGCTGGGGTAA